Genomic window (Gemmatimonadota bacterium):
AGGTGCGGCGCAGCTTCAACGGGACGTTCTCGCCGCTCTACCAGGTCGCCTACATGATCGGCGGCCTCCAGATCCGCGCGCTGCACGAGGAGTTCGTGCAGTCGGGCGCCATGACCAACCGCGAGTTCCACGACGCGATCCTGCAGGGAGGGTCGATCCCGATCGAGATGGTGCGGGCGCGGCTCGCTGGACAGGCGCCGCCCGAGGACTTCGAGGCGGGGTGGCGGTTCTACGGGGAGGTGGAGTAGGGGCGATGCGGGCGGCACTCGTCGGTACTGGACTCGCTCTGCTGGTGGCAAGCGGCCGGTTGGGCCGCGGTCGATTACACGCGCGCCCTCACGCGGCGCGCCCATCGGCCCCACCATCGCCTCGCACCGCCAGCGGGGTCCCATCCAACGCGCAGTGCCGGCAGGCGCGGCCCACCCCTGCGTCCGGCCTAGCCTCGAGCGCGCCGGGCTGCGGACGGATCAGCGTCCAGCCCAAAAGCCCTCCCAGCGCCGCCACAGCGGCCATCGCCAGGGCCGCCCGCGGGAAGCCAGCGAGCATCGCGTCCCGATCGCCCATGCTGCCCCCGGCCAGCCCCGCGACCGCCGGGAAGATCGCTACGGCCGCCAGTTGCGCGGTCCGCGAGACAGCGTTGTTGATGCCGGACGCGGCGCCTTCGCGGCCCTCGGGCGCGGCGCCCAGGACGGTCGAGGTGACGGGCGCGACGGTCGTGGCGAGCCCGAGGCCGAACACGGCCACCGCCGGAAACGTCGACACCCAGTAGCTCTCTCCCGGGTCGATCGTCGCCATGAGCGCGAGCCCGGCGGCGGCGAGCAGGGGGCCCAGCGTGAGGGGCACGCGCGAGCCGTGATCCTGCGCGTACTGCCCGGCGCGCGCGGACAGCGCGAGCATCAGCGCGGTGATCGGGAGCAGCGAGGCGCCGGCGGCCAGCGCGCTGTAGCCGAGACCCACCTGGAGGTAGACCACCAGCAGGAAGAAGCTGCCGCCCAGCGCCGCGTAGACCACGAAGGTGACCGCGTTCCCGGCGGCGAAGAGCCGGTCCGCGAACATCGTCAGCGGGACCATCGGGTGCTCGACCCGCGCCTCGATCGCCAGGAACGCCAGGAGCGCGGCGAAGCCGATGAGGCCCGCGGCGATCACCAACGGCTGACCGAAGCCTTCTCCGGAGCCGCGCACGAGCGCGTACGTGAGCAGGCCCAGCGCGAGGAACGCCGTCGAGGCACCCGCCACGTCCAGCGATTCGCCGTCGCGGGTGGGCGTCCTGGGGATGCGCGCGAGCCCGACCGCGATGACCACGGCGGTGAGGGGCAGCACCAGCAGGAACACCGAGCGCCAGCCGGTGAGGTCGATGAGCCAGCCTCCCAGGAGCGGGCCGACCGCCGCCGCGATGCCGCCGAGCGCGGACCACGCGCCGATCGCGCGGCCGCGGTCGTCAGGGTGGAAGACCGCCTCGATGATGGCGAGGCTCTCCGGCAGGAGCAGCGCGGCGCCGATGCCCTGGAGAACGCGGAAGCCGATCAGCCAGCGGACGTCCGGCGCCAGCGCGCACAGAATGGAGGCGACGGCGAACCACGCGGTCCCGACCACGAACATGCGCCGGTGCCCGTACCGGTCCCCGAGCGAGCCCCCGATCAGGATCAGCGAGGCGAGCGCCAGCAGGTAGCCGTTGAGGATCCACTGGAGCTCCTCGGTGCCGGCTTGGAGCGCGGTCCCGAGCGCCGGCAGCGCCACGTTCACGACTGTGCCCGTGAGCATCGCCACCGCGGATCCCAGCACCGTCGCGGCGAGCACCCAGCGGCCGGCGGCGGAATCGAGCCGGACGTTACCGCCCGTGGCCACGTCTCCTATTTCGAGTCACGGGTACAGGTCATTGTTTGTCCGGAGGGCTCACTCGCCCAGCAAAAGGACGCCTCATCTATGTCGAAAAAGGTAGTCCTCCAAACCGGATCACCATCGGCCCTCCGCATTATGAATCCGCTTCATGAGGACTCCTTGCGGAGATTTGGTCGTACGACCATGCCAGTCTACCGCGCCCGTCGGTACACTGCACATACTTCCCGCGGCAGCCCGAAAAGCTCTCAAGTCCTGCCACAGCGGTTTCCAGCCGGTCTCCAGGTCTCCCGACGTGGCCCCCGATGTCCGTCCTGCCTATCCTCTCGCCTCGCCCGCGATACGCTGCGCAGCCAGAGGAGTCAGGCCGCATGACCAACCGCGAGTTCCACGACACGATCCTTCAGGGCGGTTCGATCCGGAAGAAAGGGGCAGCCATGTTTTTGCCTGGGTCCCGCTTCGTCCTACTGGCGGCGACTATCGCCGCTACGCCCTGGGCGATCCCGCTCGCCGCGCAGAGCAGCGTGGAGCGGGACGTGTCATATGTGACGGAGGGCACCGAGGATCAGAGGCTCGACCTCTTCCTCCCCGAGGCGGCAGGTTTCCCCACCGTGATCTTCCTGCACGGGGGAAGCCTACGGGAGAACGGCGAACGGCGGTCCTCGGAGCTCTACGCGCGGGTATGTGAACCGTTCGTCGGTGCGGGGTTCGGGTGCGCGAACGCCGACTACAGGCTCGCCCCCACCCACCAATGGCCGGCGATGCCGGAGGACGTGGCCGCGGCCATCAAGTGGGTAAGCGACAACATCGGTTCACGAGGAGGCGATCCGGAGCGCCTGTTTCTA
Coding sequences:
- a CDS encoding DUF885 family protein codes for the protein VRRSFNGTFSPLYQVAYMIGGLQIRALHEEFVQSGAMTNREFHDAILQGGSIPIEMVRARLAGQAPPEDFEAGWRFYGEVE
- a CDS encoding DHA2 family efflux MFS transporter permease subunit → MATGGNVRLDSAAGRWVLAATVLGSAVAMLTGTVVNVALPALGTALQAGTEELQWILNGYLLALASLILIGGSLGDRYGHRRMFVVGTAWFAVASILCALAPDVRWLIGFRVLQGIGAALLLPESLAIIEAVFHPDDRGRAIGAWSALGGIAAAVGPLLGGWLIDLTGWRSVFLLVLPLTAVVIAVGLARIPRTPTRDGESLDVAGASTAFLALGLLTYALVRGSGEGFGQPLVIAAGLIGFAALLAFLAIEARVEHPMVPLTMFADRLFAAGNAVTFVVYAALGGSFFLLVVYLQVGLGYSALAAGASLLPITALMLALSARAGQYAQDHGSRVPLTLGPLLAAAGLALMATIDPGESYWVSTFPAVAVFGLGLATTVAPVTSTVLGAAPEGREGAASGINNAVSRTAQLAAVAIFPAVAGLAGGSMGDRDAMLAGFPRAALAMAAVAALGGLLGWTLIRPQPGALEARPDAGVGRACRHCALDGTPLAVRGDGGADGRAA
- a CDS encoding alpha/beta hydrolase, encoding MTNREFHDTILQGGSIRKKGAAMFLPGSRFVLLAATIAATPWAIPLAAQSSVERDVSYVTEGTEDQRLDLFLPEAAGFPTVIFLHGGSLRENGERRSSELYARVCEPFVGAGFGCANADYRLAPTHQWPAMPEDVAAAIKWVSDNIGSRGGDPERLFL